TCGGTGATCTCCACGGCCGGTACAGGTAATCCGGTTGGCCCAGCCGGAAGCGGGGTTCGTACCCTGTCCGCATGACGGATTCCCCCTCCCCGGATCGCCCCGTGCCCGCTGACGACCTGCCCGAACAGATGCGGGTCCGGCGGGCCAAGCGCGATCGCCTGCTCGCGGAGGGCGTGGAGCCGTACCCGGTGGAGGTGCCGCGCACCCACACGCTCGCGCAGGTGCGCGCGGCCCACCCGGACCTGCCGCCGGACACCGCGACCGGTGAGACCGTCGGCGTGACCGGCCGCGTGATGTACCTGCGCAACACCGGCAAGCTGTGCTTCGCCACGCTGCGCGGCGGGGACGGCACCGAACTGCAGGCCATGATCAGCCTGGCGAAGGTCGGCGAGGAGGCTCTGGCCGCGTGGAAGGGCGACGTCGACCTCGGCGACCACGTGTTCGTCCGCGGCGAGGTCATCACCTCCAAGCGCGGTGAGCTCTCCGTGATGGCCGACGAATGGCGGATGGCCGCGAAGGCGTTGCGCCCGCTCCCGGTCGCGCACAAGGACCTGGCCGAGGAGACACGGGTCCGGCAGCGTTATGTCGACCTGATCCTGCGCGAGCAGGCGCGCGATGTGGTGCGCACCCGCGCGGCCGTGATGCGATCGCTGCGGGAGTCCTTCCACCGGCGCGGTTTCACCGAGGTGGAAACGCCGATGCTGCAGACCCTGCACGGTGGCGCTTCGGCCCGCCCGTTCGTCACCCATTCGAACGCGTTCGACATCGACCTGTATCTGCGGATCGCGCCGGAGCTGTTCCTGAAGCGCTGCGTGGTGGGCGGGATCGAGAAGGTCTTCGAGATCAACCGCAACTTCCGCAACGAGGGCAGCGACTCCTCGCATTCGCCGGAATTCGCGATGCTGGAGTACTACGAGGCGTACGCCACCTACGACACCAACGCGGTGATGACCCGTGAGCTCATCCAGGAAGCCGCGCAGGCGGTTTTCGGGAGCCTGGAGGTCACGCTGGCCGACGGCAGCACCTACGACCTGTCCGGCGAGTGGACGTCGCTGAGCATGTACGACTCCTTGTCGGACGCGCTGGGCGAGGAGGTCACCCCGCAGACCCCGGCGGAGAAGCTGCGCGGGTTCGCCGAGGCCCGTGGTCTGGAGGTCGACCCGAAACTGGGCCACGGGAAGCTGGTCGAGGAACTGTGGGAGCACCTCGTGGGCGACCACCTGCACGCCCCGACTTTCGTGCGGGATTTCCCGATCGAAACCTCGCCGCTGACCCGCCAGCACCGCAGCAAGCCCGGGGTGGCCGAGAAGTGGGACCTCTACGTCCGGGGATTCGAGTTGGCCACCGGATACTCCGAGCTCGTCGATCCGGTGATCGAGCGGGAAAGATTGGTGGACCAGGCCCGCCGCGCCGCAGCCGGCGATAGTGAAGCGATGCGCCTGGACGAGGATTTCCTGCGTGCGCTCGAGTACGGAATGCCACCGAGTGGTGGCGTGGGAATGGGCGTCGATCGCCTGCTGATGGCGCTCACCGGTCTCGGCATCCGGGAGACGATCCTCTTCCCGCTGGTGCGGCCCGAATAGTTACGCAACACACCGGGCGCGGTATCGGTAAGGTGATTTGCGTGCCGCCCCGATTCCAGGTATTAATGTCCTAGTCATTGGGTTCTGGTCAGGGCGCCTGC
The sequence above is a segment of the Amycolatopsis viridis genome. Coding sequences within it:
- the lysS gene encoding lysine--tRNA ligase, producing the protein MTDSPSPDRPVPADDLPEQMRVRRAKRDRLLAEGVEPYPVEVPRTHTLAQVRAAHPDLPPDTATGETVGVTGRVMYLRNTGKLCFATLRGGDGTELQAMISLAKVGEEALAAWKGDVDLGDHVFVRGEVITSKRGELSVMADEWRMAAKALRPLPVAHKDLAEETRVRQRYVDLILREQARDVVRTRAAVMRSLRESFHRRGFTEVETPMLQTLHGGASARPFVTHSNAFDIDLYLRIAPELFLKRCVVGGIEKVFEINRNFRNEGSDSSHSPEFAMLEYYEAYATYDTNAVMTRELIQEAAQAVFGSLEVTLADGSTYDLSGEWTSLSMYDSLSDALGEEVTPQTPAEKLRGFAEARGLEVDPKLGHGKLVEELWEHLVGDHLHAPTFVRDFPIETSPLTRQHRSKPGVAEKWDLYVRGFELATGYSELVDPVIERERLVDQARRAAAGDSEAMRLDEDFLRALEYGMPPSGGVGMGVDRLLMALTGLGIRETILFPLVRPE